A single Brachybacterium sillae DNA region contains:
- a CDS encoding ABC transporter ATP-binding protein produces the protein MDTRAPALVVTDLRRSFGGVAAVDGATFSARHGQVTAILGPNGAGKSTTIHCATGLLRPDSGTVRVLGSDPWRAYPDLRARVGVMIQDGGLASGARALQLLRYGASLHEKPLDVDEVAEHLGIDEFGSTLVRRLSGGQRQRLALALAIIGRPELVFLDEPTAGMDPSIRRTVRHLIRSLARTGTAVVLTTHLMADVEDLADHVVVMARGRVVTTGSVAEILSSHHSRDGRVHLAARADGIEAERAEALAAELRIVGRRHGVDLEVTTGAADLESVLIDLTRDEETP, from the coding sequence ATGGACACCCGCGCCCCCGCCCTCGTCGTCACTGACCTGCGCCGCAGCTTCGGCGGGGTCGCCGCCGTCGACGGTGCCACCTTCAGTGCCCGCCACGGGCAGGTCACCGCGATCCTCGGCCCCAACGGGGCCGGGAAGTCGACCACCATCCACTGCGCCACCGGTCTGCTGCGGCCGGACTCGGGCACCGTGCGGGTGCTCGGGTCCGACCCGTGGCGGGCCTACCCGGATCTGCGCGCACGCGTGGGGGTGATGATCCAGGACGGCGGTCTCGCCAGTGGGGCCCGGGCCCTGCAGCTGTTGCGCTATGGCGCGTCGTTGCACGAGAAGCCCCTGGACGTCGACGAGGTGGCCGAGCATCTGGGCATCGACGAGTTCGGTTCCACCCTGGTGCGGCGGCTCTCCGGGGGCCAGCGCCAGCGCCTGGCCCTGGCATTAGCGATCATCGGTCGGCCGGAACTGGTGTTCCTGGACGAACCGACCGCCGGCATGGACCCGTCCATCCGCCGCACCGTGCGGCATCTGATCCGGTCCCTCGCCCGCACGGGCACCGCGGTCGTGCTGACCACCCACCTGATGGCCGATGTGGAGGACCTCGCCGACCACGTGGTGGTGATGGCCCGCGGCCGCGTGGTCACCACCGGATCGGTGGCGGAGATCCTCTCGTCGCATCACTCCCGCGACGGACGCGTGCACCTGGCGGCCCGGGCTGACGGCATCGAAGCCGAACGCGCCGAAGCCCTGGCGGCGGAGCTGCGCATCGTCGGTCGCCGACACGGTGTGGACCTCGAGGTCACCACAGGTGCGGCGGACCTCGAGTCGGTGCTCATCGACCTCACCCGCGACGAGGAGACCCCCTGA
- the ald gene encoding alanine dehydrogenase gives MLIAVPREIKNHEYRVGLTPAGVHELVHSGHDVLIEQDAGRGAGISDDDYRAAGARIATTTEEVWSRADMVVKVKEPVAAEYGYLREDLVLFTYLHAAADRPLTDALVSSGTTSIAYETVQMPDRSLPLLAPMSAIAGRLASQVAAYHLMAPLGGSGVLMGGVPGTGEARVLVIGGGVVGEQAALMARGLHANVTVMDVNLSRLAQIATVHDGNILTRYSTRLDLAEQVAQADVVIGSVLIPGKKAPKLVTDDMVRTMKKGSVLVDVAIDQGGCFEHSRPTTHADPTFGVHDTVYYCVANMPGSVPVTSTAALTNATMPYVLRLAREGWADALRHDASLAKGLTTHAGRITNEGVAEAHEMEFVGVDEVLAGV, from the coding sequence ATGCTCATCGCAGTCCCCCGCGAGATCAAGAACCACGAGTACCGGGTGGGCCTCACCCCCGCCGGTGTGCACGAGCTGGTCCACTCGGGCCATGACGTGCTCATCGAGCAGGATGCGGGCCGTGGCGCTGGTATCAGCGACGATGACTACCGCGCCGCGGGCGCCCGGATCGCCACCACCACGGAGGAGGTCTGGAGCCGCGCCGACATGGTGGTGAAGGTGAAGGAGCCGGTGGCCGCCGAGTACGGCTACCTGCGTGAGGATCTGGTGCTGTTCACCTACCTGCACGCGGCGGCGGACCGTCCCCTCACCGACGCTCTGGTCTCCTCCGGCACCACCTCCATCGCCTACGAGACGGTGCAGATGCCGGACCGTTCCCTGCCGCTGCTGGCGCCCATGAGCGCCATCGCCGGTCGCCTGGCCTCGCAGGTCGCCGCGTACCACCTGATGGCGCCGCTGGGCGGCTCTGGGGTGCTGATGGGTGGCGTGCCCGGCACCGGTGAAGCCCGGGTGCTGGTCATCGGCGGCGGTGTGGTCGGCGAGCAGGCGGCGCTGATGGCGCGCGGCCTGCACGCGAACGTCACCGTGATGGACGTGAACCTCTCCCGCCTGGCGCAGATCGCCACCGTCCACGACGGCAACATCCTCACCCGCTACTCGACCCGCCTGGACCTGGCCGAGCAGGTCGCGCAGGCCGATGTGGTGATCGGTTCCGTGCTGATCCCCGGCAAGAAGGCCCCGAAGCTCGTCACCGACGACATGGTGCGCACCATGAAGAAGGGCTCCGTGCTGGTGGACGTCGCGATCGACCAGGGCGGCTGCTTCGAGCACTCCCGCCCCACCACCCACGCCGATCCGACCTTCGGGGTGCACGACACCGTCTACTACTGCGTGGCGAACATGCCGGGTTCGGTGCCGGTGACCTCCACCGCGGCTCTGACCAACGCGACCATGCCGTACGTGCTGCGTCTGGCTCGCGAGGGCTGGGCCGACGCCCTGCGCCACGACGCCTCCCTGGCGAAGGGTCTGACCACCCACGCCGGGCGGATCACCAACGAGGGCGTGGCCGAGGCTCATGAGATGGAGTTCGTGGGCGTCGACGAGGTGCTCGCCGGGGTGTGA
- a CDS encoding ABC transporter permease, translating to MPSHTAQAAPASQRVLSHAAFEARVLLSNGEQLMVAILMPALVLLGLRLLPVGRLDGVPTIATAVAGALATALISTAFTSQAIQTGFDRRAGVLRWVATTPLGRDGYLAGKILATLGLQVLQLVLLGGIGLAMGWRPGIGGLLAAVPVWLLGTIAFGALGLLIAGTLRAEAVLAVANVVFVLVVAVGGAVVPVDHYPGVLRSLVDLLPSGALGELLRATLAQAGPFPWGAFGVLTVWAIGASLAVMRWFRWQDV from the coding sequence ATGCCCTCGCATACCGCCCAGGCGGCGCCCGCGTCCCAGCGGGTGCTGTCCCACGCCGCCTTCGAGGCCCGCGTGCTGCTGTCCAACGGCGAGCAGCTGATGGTCGCGATCCTCATGCCCGCCCTGGTGCTGCTGGGCCTGCGCCTGCTGCCGGTGGGGCGGCTGGACGGGGTCCCGACGATCGCGACCGCGGTGGCCGGTGCCCTCGCGACGGCGCTGATCTCCACCGCCTTCACCTCCCAGGCCATTCAGACCGGTTTCGATCGCCGCGCCGGGGTCCTGCGATGGGTCGCCACCACTCCCCTGGGCCGCGACGGTTACCTCGCAGGGAAGATCCTCGCCACGCTGGGCCTTCAGGTGCTGCAGCTCGTCCTGCTGGGTGGGATCGGCCTGGCGATGGGCTGGCGGCCCGGGATCGGCGGCCTGCTCGCCGCCGTGCCGGTGTGGCTGCTCGGGACCATCGCCTTCGGTGCCCTGGGGCTGCTCATCGCGGGCACCCTGCGCGCGGAGGCCGTGCTGGCCGTGGCCAATGTGGTGTTCGTCCTGGTCGTGGCAGTCGGCGGCGCGGTGGTGCCGGTCGACCATTACCCCGGCGTGCTGCGGTCCCTGGTGGACCTGCTGCCTTCCGGCGCCCTCGGTGAGCTGCTGCGAGCTACCCTGGCGCAGGCCGGTCCGTTCCCCTGGGGTGCGTTCGGCGTGCTGACCGTCTGGGCCATCGGGGCCAGCCTCGCGGTGATGCGCTGGTTCCGGTGGCAGGACGTGTGA
- a CDS encoding metal-sulfur cluster assembly factor, with product MTEQQSAPRAHVTKDEVLEALKDVIDPELGINVVDLGLVYGVTVEEGDVVVDMTLTSAACPLTDLLEEQTFAVLDPITETHRINWVWMPPWGMERITDDGREQLRAIGFNL from the coding sequence ATGACCGAGCAGCAGAGCGCCCCCCGGGCGCACGTGACCAAGGACGAGGTGCTCGAGGCGCTCAAGGACGTCATCGACCCCGAGCTGGGCATCAACGTGGTGGACCTCGGTCTCGTCTACGGGGTGACCGTGGAGGAGGGCGATGTGGTGGTCGACATGACCCTCACCTCCGCCGCCTGCCCGCTGACGGATCTGCTCGAGGAGCAGACCTTCGCGGTGCTCGACCCGATCACCGAGACCCACCGCATCAACTGGGTGTGGATGCCGCCGTGGGGCATGGAGCGCATCACCGACGACGGGCGCGAGCAGCTGCGCGCCATCGGTTTCAACCTGTGA
- a CDS encoding non-heme iron oxygenase ferredoxin subunit, protein MSSYVTVATLAELPAGTVLAVEAGGVEIALARDEDGDVHALLDRCSHGDVALSDGDVEGCTLECWKHGSQFDLRTGRPRQLPAVLPVPVYPVRVEPDGSVQVDPTRTLDP, encoded by the coding sequence ATGAGCAGCTACGTCACCGTCGCCACCCTCGCCGAACTCCCCGCGGGCACCGTGCTCGCGGTGGAGGCCGGCGGGGTGGAGATCGCGCTCGCGCGAGACGAGGACGGCGATGTGCATGCTCTGCTCGATCGGTGCTCCCACGGAGACGTCGCCCTCTCCGACGGTGACGTCGAGGGATGCACCCTCGAGTGCTGGAAGCACGGCAGCCAGTTCGATCTGCGCACCGGTCGGCCGCGGCAGCTTCCCGCGGTGCTGCCGGTGCCGGTGTACCCGGTACGGGTCGAGCCCGACGGGTCGGTCCAGGTGGATCCGACCCGGACCCTCGATCCCTGA
- the sufD gene encoding Fe-S cluster assembly protein SufD, with product MTTIDVTGAESAGDPGANEAVGGAAGAAPVLAQEALADAEPTTPELEDEGIVIAGQGGGAATSATRAQRHRSFEVSAHEAPTSKQEEWRFTPLRRFAPLFEDVAGDDRDGDRAVAVQVQLPSGVEAVATLAAGQAPRGTALVPEDLPSAIASARTEQARHLVAPRNAELNEPFRVEVRGNGAERLAHDHLVLETQESSSATFVLNHTGTARYAQNVELVVGDNSRMTVISLQDWDDDAVHLATHHARIGRDATLKHIVVSLGGHAVRVNAISEFTAPGGEVEKLGLYFSDEDQYLEHRLFVDHAAPNCRSNSTYKGALQGKNARSVWVGDVLIRKEAEGTDTYELNRNLVLTEGARADSVPNLEIETGEIEGAGHAAATGRFDDEQLFYLQARGIPEIEARRLVVRGFFAELIQQIDVEEIRDHLYTSIENELARSMN from the coding sequence ATGACCACCATCGATGTGACCGGTGCCGAGAGCGCAGGGGACCCCGGGGCCAACGAGGCCGTCGGCGGGGCCGCTGGCGCCGCCCCGGTGCTGGCGCAGGAGGCCCTCGCGGACGCCGAGCCCACGACCCCGGAGCTCGAGGACGAGGGCATCGTCATCGCCGGCCAGGGCGGGGGCGCCGCCACCAGCGCCACCCGGGCGCAGCGCCACCGCTCCTTCGAGGTGTCCGCCCACGAGGCCCCCACCTCGAAGCAGGAGGAGTGGCGCTTCACCCCGCTGCGCCGCTTCGCCCCGCTGTTCGAGGACGTCGCCGGGGATGACCGGGATGGCGACCGGGCAGTGGCCGTGCAGGTGCAGCTGCCGAGCGGAGTCGAAGCGGTGGCGACCCTCGCCGCCGGCCAGGCCCCGCGTGGCACCGCCCTGGTGCCGGAGGACCTCCCGTCCGCGATCGCCTCGGCCCGCACCGAGCAGGCCCGGCACCTGGTCGCCCCCCGCAACGCCGAGCTGAACGAGCCCTTCCGGGTGGAGGTCCGCGGGAACGGCGCCGAGCGCCTGGCCCACGACCACCTGGTGCTCGAGACGCAGGAGTCGTCGTCGGCGACCTTCGTGCTGAACCACACCGGCACCGCCCGGTACGCGCAGAACGTCGAGCTCGTCGTCGGGGACAACTCCCGCATGACCGTCATCTCCCTCCAGGACTGGGACGACGACGCCGTGCACCTGGCCACCCACCACGCCCGCATCGGCCGCGACGCCACGCTCAAGCACATCGTGGTCTCCCTCGGCGGCCACGCGGTGCGCGTCAACGCCATCAGCGAGTTCACCGCGCCCGGCGGCGAGGTCGAGAAGCTCGGCCTGTACTTCTCCGACGAGGACCAGTACCTCGAGCACCGTCTGTTCGTGGACCACGCGGCCCCGAACTGCCGCTCCAACTCCACCTACAAGGGGGCCCTGCAGGGGAAGAACGCCCGCAGCGTGTGGGTGGGGGACGTCCTCATCCGCAAGGAGGCCGAGGGCACCGACACCTACGAGCTCAACCGCAACCTGGTGCTCACCGAGGGTGCCCGGGCTGATTCGGTGCCGAACCTGGAGATCGAGACCGGGGAGATCGAGGGCGCCGGCCATGCCGCCGCCACCGGTCGCTTCGACGATGAGCAGCTGTTCTACCTTCAGGCCCGCGGCATCCCCGAGATCGAGGCGCGCCGACTGGTGGTGCGGGGCTTCTTCGCCGAACTGATCCAGCAGATCGACGTGGAGGAGATCCGTGACCACCTGTACACCTCGATCGAGAACGAGCTCGCCCGGAGCATGAACTGA
- a CDS encoding helix-turn-helix transcriptional regulator, which yields MDATDRPSTVTDPRTPREARSQGDTRQRLLEAISAHGPITAGELAERFGLTGAAVRRHLAALEADGEIIEHERPTGARGRGRPSKAFVLSPLAHLGADGEVDHLMEIALQQLEQLGGPEAVARVATARVQEWRQELEARLRDTPRAARDRACVVQEIAALLTDRGYAATVRPVRVALPSPRPGLRGRTLETAQLVQGHCPVREVAERHPVLCEVETRALAAMTGAPVQRLATLAGGAHACTTHIPLTEGRTP from the coding sequence GTGGACGCCACCGATCGGCCGTCGACCGTCACCGATCCGCGCACCCCGCGAGAGGCCCGATCCCAGGGCGACACCCGCCAGCGGTTGCTGGAGGCGATCTCCGCGCACGGCCCCATCACCGCCGGGGAACTGGCCGAACGCTTCGGGCTCACAGGCGCCGCCGTGCGGCGCCACCTCGCGGCGTTGGAGGCGGATGGGGAGATCATCGAGCATGAGCGGCCGACGGGTGCACGGGGACGTGGCCGACCCAGCAAGGCCTTCGTGCTCTCCCCCCTGGCGCATCTGGGAGCGGACGGGGAGGTCGACCATCTGATGGAGATCGCCCTGCAGCAGCTCGAGCAGCTCGGAGGGCCCGAGGCCGTCGCCCGGGTCGCCACCGCCCGCGTCCAGGAGTGGCGCCAGGAACTCGAGGCCCGCCTGCGCGACACCCCCCGCGCAGCCCGCGATCGCGCCTGCGTGGTGCAGGAGATCGCCGCCCTGCTCACCGACCGCGGCTATGCAGCGACCGTGCGTCCGGTGCGGGTGGCCCTGCCCTCGCCGCGACCGGGACTGCGCGGCCGCACCCTGGAGACCGCCCAGCTGGTCCAGGGCCACTGCCCGGTGCGGGAGGTCGCCGAGCGGCACCCCGTGCTGTGCGAGGTCGAGACCCGCGCCCTCGCCGCCATGACCGGCGCCCCCGTCCAGCGTCTGGCGACGCTGGCCGGTGGTGCACACGCCTGCACGACTCACATTCCACTCACCGAGGGAAGGACACCATGA
- a CDS encoding glutathione S-transferase family protein, with protein MTASSPTPADSSPTTPEGQQDTQYDQKGSYVHKGEDYQRDMNYIADRITRDGRDGWPVEAGRYRLIAARACPWANRTLISRRLHGLEDVLSVGMPGPTHDKRSWTFDLDPDGKDPVLGYERLQQAYFARYPDYPRGITVPAIVDVPSKAVVTNDFQTITLDFATEWTEFHRPGAPDLYPEELRGQIDELNRWMLHEVNNGVYKTGFAGTQAGYEKAYDALWSALDVLEERLSTQRYLFGSRLTESDVRLFPTLVRFDAVYYSHFKCNRQPLFTMPNLWNYTKDLFQTPGFGDTVDFEQIKQHYYVVQTDINPTQVVPRGPDLERFMEPHDRDRFDTDTWGPGGTAPEPPKAEEVVDPDHTPLHLTGR; from the coding sequence ATGACCGCATCGTCGCCCACCCCCGCCGACAGCAGCCCGACCACGCCTGAGGGGCAGCAGGACACGCAGTACGACCAGAAGGGCAGCTACGTCCACAAGGGCGAGGACTACCAGCGCGACATGAACTACATCGCCGACCGGATCACCCGGGACGGCCGCGACGGGTGGCCGGTGGAGGCCGGCCGCTACCGTCTGATCGCCGCCCGGGCGTGCCCCTGGGCGAACCGCACTCTGATCTCCCGCCGTCTGCACGGCCTGGAGGACGTCCTCTCGGTGGGCATGCCCGGCCCCACCCATGACAAGCGCTCCTGGACCTTCGACCTCGACCCCGACGGCAAGGATCCGGTGCTCGGCTACGAGCGTCTGCAGCAGGCCTACTTCGCCCGCTACCCCGACTACCCGCGGGGCATCACCGTGCCGGCAATCGTCGACGTGCCCTCCAAGGCCGTGGTGACCAACGACTTCCAGACCATCACCCTGGACTTCGCCACCGAGTGGACCGAGTTCCACCGCCCCGGTGCCCCCGACCTGTACCCGGAGGAGCTGCGCGGCCAGATCGACGAGCTGAACCGCTGGATGCTGCACGAGGTCAACAACGGCGTGTACAAGACGGGCTTCGCCGGCACCCAGGCCGGGTACGAGAAGGCGTACGACGCCCTGTGGTCGGCCCTGGATGTGCTCGAGGAGCGCCTGTCCACCCAGCGGTACCTGTTCGGGTCGCGCCTGACGGAGTCCGATGTGCGCCTGTTCCCGACCCTGGTGCGGTTCGACGCCGTGTACTACTCGCACTTCAAGTGCAACCGACAGCCGCTGTTCACCATGCCGAACCTCTGGAACTACACGAAGGATCTGTTCCAGACCCCCGGCTTCGGTGACACCGTCGACTTCGAGCAGATCAAGCAGCATTACTACGTGGTGCAGACCGACATCAACCCCACCCAGGTGGTGCCGAGGGGCCCCGACCTGGAGCGCTTCATGGAACCCCATGATCGCGACCGGTTCGACACCGACACCTGGGGCCCCGGTGGCACCGCCCCCGAGCCGCCGAAGGCGGAGGAGGTCGTGGACCCCGACCACACGCCGCTGCACCTCACAGGGCGCTGA
- a CDS encoding COX15/CtaA family protein: MTSASPAAPAGSSASAPESTAAPAVAASSAVSGPPTSPPAAPGSPVLADLSPGVRRLVQIAFWGNLLCQMGIIVTGGVVRLTGSGLGCSTWPNCEPGQFTPQYTPAMGIHPFIEFGNRTLTGVLTVFALAVLLVTLRWLRGKGRGFVALSVWPLVLTLVQAVLGGITVWMDLHPGVVGPHFLGSVALIAISVVLLVRLYDGDERRRRAVPRALVPLLWALAAVAAVVLLLGTVVTGSGPHSGDAENPVRLPLDPRMMSWLHADAVMLFCGLLIGVLVAVHLVVAPVAARRAARILLLVTVLQAILGYTQYFTDLPELLVGLHLAGAALFTATVTWVVATGWTWNRATDLDPAVRDAADPAALPAGAPDETDAR, translated from the coding sequence ATGACCTCCGCCTCCCCTGCCGCGCCCGCCGGCTCGTCCGCGAGCGCCCCTGAGTCCACTGCCGCCCCGGCGGTCGCCGCCTCGTCCGCTGTGTCCGGCCCGCCCACGTCCCCGCCAGCCGCACCCGGTTCCCCGGTACTCGCCGACCTCTCCCCCGGCGTCCGACGCCTGGTGCAGATCGCGTTCTGGGGCAACCTGCTGTGCCAGATGGGCATCATCGTCACCGGCGGTGTGGTGCGTCTGACGGGATCGGGGCTGGGGTGCTCTACCTGGCCGAACTGCGAACCGGGGCAGTTCACCCCGCAGTACACCCCCGCGATGGGCATCCACCCCTTCATCGAGTTCGGCAACCGCACGCTCACCGGTGTGCTGACCGTCTTCGCCCTCGCCGTACTGCTGGTGACGCTGCGCTGGCTGCGCGGTAAGGGCCGCGGCTTCGTGGCCCTCTCCGTGTGGCCGCTGGTGCTGACCCTCGTCCAGGCGGTGCTCGGGGGGATCACCGTGTGGATGGACCTGCATCCCGGGGTGGTCGGGCCGCACTTCCTGGGATCCGTGGCGCTGATCGCGATCTCCGTGGTGCTGCTGGTGCGGCTGTACGACGGTGATGAGCGGCGGCGACGGGCCGTGCCGCGGGCCCTGGTGCCACTGCTGTGGGCGCTCGCCGCGGTGGCGGCCGTCGTGCTGCTGCTGGGGACCGTCGTGACCGGCTCCGGCCCGCACTCCGGGGATGCGGAGAACCCGGTCCGGTTGCCACTGGACCCCCGGATGATGTCGTGGCTGCACGCCGACGCGGTGATGCTGTTCTGCGGTCTGTTGATCGGGGTGCTGGTGGCGGTGCACCTGGTGGTGGCGCCGGTGGCGGCCCGCCGCGCAGCCCGCATCCTGCTGCTGGTGACCGTGCTGCAGGCGATCCTCGGCTACACCCAGTACTTCACCGATCTGCCGGAGCTGCTGGTCGGTCTCCACCTGGCAGGCGCAGCACTGTTCACCGCGACGGTCACCTGGGTGGTGGCCACCGGGTGGACCTGGAACCGGGCGACGGACCTGGATCCGGCCGTGCGTGACGCCGCCGACCCGGCGGCCCTGCCCGCCGGCGCACCCGACGAGACGGACGCGCGGTGA
- the sufC gene encoding Fe-S cluster assembly ATPase SufC codes for MSVLEIKDLHATVETPEGTKEILKGVDLTIRSGETHAIMGPNGSGKSTLAYSLAGHPKYEITGGSVLLDGEDLLEMSVDERARAGLFLAMQYPVEVPGVTVSNFLRTAKTAIDGEAPALRTWMKDVKGAMDNLRMDHAFAERNVNEGFSGGEKKRHEILQMELLKPSIALLDETDSGLDVDALRIVAEGVNRAKETTDVGIMLITHYTRILNYIRPDYVHVFVNGSVAEQGGPELAERLENEGYDRFLAAQ; via the coding sequence ATGTCCGTCCTGGAAATCAAGGACCTCCACGCCACCGTCGAGACCCCCGAGGGGACCAAGGAGATCCTCAAGGGCGTCGACCTCACCATCCGCTCCGGTGAGACCCACGCGATCATGGGCCCCAACGGCTCCGGCAAGTCCACCCTGGCCTACTCCCTCGCCGGCCACCCGAAGTACGAGATCACCGGCGGCAGCGTGCTGCTCGACGGTGAGGATCTGCTCGAGATGTCCGTCGACGAGCGCGCCCGCGCGGGCCTGTTCCTGGCCATGCAGTACCCGGTGGAGGTGCCGGGCGTGACGGTGTCGAACTTCCTGCGCACCGCGAAGACGGCGATCGATGGCGAGGCCCCGGCCCTGCGCACCTGGATGAAGGACGTCAAGGGTGCCATGGACAACCTGCGCATGGACCACGCCTTCGCCGAGCGCAACGTCAACGAGGGGTTCTCCGGCGGTGAGAAGAAGCGACACGAGATCCTGCAGATGGAGCTGCTCAAGCCCTCCATCGCGCTCCTCGACGAGACCGACTCCGGTCTCGACGTCGATGCCCTGCGGATCGTCGCCGAGGGGGTCAACCGGGCCAAGGAGACCACCGATGTGGGCATCATGCTGATCACCCACTACACGCGCATCCTCAACTACATCCGCCCGGACTACGTGCACGTGTTCGTCAACGGTAGCGTGGCCGAGCAGGGCGGCCCGGAGCTCGCCGAGCGCCTCGAGAACGAGGGCTACGACCGCTTCCTCGCCGCGCAGTGA
- the sufB gene encoding Fe-S cluster assembly protein SufB — protein sequence MTSAPEQLSQDEIISSIGNYAYGWHDSDTAGATARRGLNEDVVREISRLKNEPEWMLERRLKALKLFEKKPIPTWGPDLSGIDFDTIKYFVRSTEKQATTWDELPEDIKATYDRLGIPEAEKQRLVAGVAAQYESEVVYHQIREDLEAQGVIFVDTDTGLREYPEIFEEYFGSVIPAGDNKFSALNTAVWSGGSFVYVPKGVHVEIPLQAYFRINTENMGQFERTLIIADEGSYVHYVEGCTAPIYKSDSLHSAVVEIVVKKDARVRYTTIQNWSNNVYNLVTKRTTVEQGGTMEWVDGNIGSKVTMKYPAVWLMGEHARGETLSIAFAGEGQHQDTGSKMVHMAPHTSSSIVSKSVSRGGGRSSYRGLVQVMPGAEHAASTVLCDALLVDTISRTDTYPYVDVRVDDVQMGHEATVSKVSEEQLFYLMSRGMEESEAMAMIVRGFIEPIARELPMEYALELNRLIELQMEGAVG from the coding sequence ATGACGAGCGCACCCGAGCAGCTCAGCCAGGACGAGATCATCTCGTCCATCGGCAACTACGCCTACGGCTGGCATGACAGCGACACCGCGGGCGCCACGGCGCGCCGCGGTCTGAACGAGGACGTGGTGCGGGAGATCTCCCGCCTGAAGAACGAGCCCGAGTGGATGCTGGAGCGTCGCCTGAAGGCGCTGAAGCTCTTCGAGAAGAAGCCGATCCCCACCTGGGGCCCGGACCTGTCCGGCATCGACTTCGACACCATCAAGTACTTCGTCCGCTCCACGGAGAAGCAGGCCACCACCTGGGATGAGCTCCCGGAGGACATCAAGGCCACCTACGACCGCCTGGGCATCCCGGAGGCCGAGAAGCAGCGTCTCGTCGCCGGTGTGGCCGCGCAGTACGAGTCGGAGGTGGTGTATCACCAGATCCGCGAGGACCTCGAGGCCCAGGGCGTGATCTTCGTGGACACCGACACCGGTCTGCGCGAGTACCCGGAGATCTTCGAGGAGTACTTCGGCTCCGTGATCCCCGCCGGGGACAACAAGTTCTCCGCGCTGAACACGGCGGTGTGGTCCGGCGGTTCCTTCGTGTACGTCCCCAAGGGCGTGCACGTGGAGATCCCGCTGCAGGCCTACTTCCGCATCAACACCGAGAACATGGGCCAGTTCGAGCGGACGCTGATCATCGCCGACGAGGGCTCCTACGTGCACTACGTCGAGGGCTGCACCGCCCCGATCTACAAGTCCGACTCGCTGCACTCCGCCGTGGTGGAGATCGTGGTGAAGAAGGACGCGCGCGTGCGCTACACGACCATCCAGAACTGGTCGAACAACGTGTACAACCTGGTCACCAAGCGCACCACGGTGGAGCAGGGCGGCACCATGGAGTGGGTCGACGGCAACATCGGCTCGAAGGTCACCATGAAGTACCCGGCCGTGTGGCTGATGGGGGAGCACGCCCGCGGTGAGACCCTGTCGATCGCCTTCGCCGGCGAGGGGCAGCACCAGGACACCGGCTCCAAGATGGTGCACATGGCGCCGCACACCTCGAGCTCCATCGTCTCGAAGTCTGTCTCCCGCGGCGGTGGCCGCTCCAGCTACCGCGGTCTGGTGCAGGTGATGCCGGGCGCCGAGCATGCCGCCTCGACCGTGCTGTGCGACGCGCTGCTGGTGGACACGATCTCCCGCACCGACACCTATCCGTACGTGGACGTGCGCGTCGATGACGTCCAGATGGGCCACGAGGCCACCGTCTCCAAGGTCTCCGAGGAGCAGCTGTTCTACCTCATGAGCCGCGGCATGGAGGAGTCCGAGGCGATGGCGATGATCGTGCGCGGCTTCATCGAGCCGATCGCGCGCGAGCTTCCCATGGAGTACGCCCTGGAACTGAACCGCCTGATCGAGCTGCAGATGGAAGGAGCAGTCGGCTGA
- a CDS encoding GNAT family N-acetyltransferase gives MIRGDEGAIRSAVVLSSLGTWSEHPGPPGATARWALEQGATPEDWMFGPAAVSRAHQGQGLYRHLVEAVTAEARAADRRMVAFIDCRNQRSRAVHRALGLTEGDILEVGDQQLGMLRMA, from the coding sequence GTGATCCGCGGTGACGAGGGCGCGATCCGCTCCGCCGTCGTGCTGTCGAGCCTGGGCACCTGGAGCGAGCATCCCGGACCGCCCGGGGCGACGGCCCGCTGGGCCCTGGAGCAGGGCGCGACCCCCGAGGACTGGATGTTCGGCCCTGCCGCCGTGAGCCGTGCCCACCAGGGCCAGGGCCTCTACCGCCACCTCGTCGAGGCGGTGACGGCGGAGGCCCGCGCGGCCGACCGGCGGATGGTCGCCTTCATCGACTGCCGCAACCAGCGCTCCCGGGCTGTCCACCGGGCTCTGGGCCTCACGGAGGGTGACATCCTCGAGGTCGGCGACCAGCAGCTGGGGATGCTGAGAATGGCCTGA